In the Acropora muricata isolate sample 2 chromosome 1, ASM3666990v1, whole genome shotgun sequence genome, one interval contains:
- the LOC136928301 gene encoding EGF-like repeat and discoidin I-like domain-containing protein 3, with the protein MAQALILLLLFAYHSTGFHDCITTSSVRDYMLIGHSFKTSSDKSLLSCVISCDRDQQCYSINYIISSKTCEFSDATRLSHPQKFTFSRDVVYIDHLSRPSGSCEDDRPCKNKGKCANVAARPGFVCHCQHNYMGDTCSVCSSPSMGMQDGRILDQHVTASSEGRWLLKKFKPFEARLWLGSASWVSTLIDSDPWLQVNFSPQVKLISGIATQGNPLYDWWTTSFILKFSMNEKTGWSKYTRGQGNVKIFSGNSDRNKVMKHGLSPPIKASLIRVLPRTKHRRYALRLELYGCSFIDD; encoded by the exons ATGGCACAAGCCCTAATACTTCTACTGCTATTCGCTTATCACTCGACGGGCTTTCATGACTGCATCACCACCAGCTCCGTCAGAGATTACATGCTGATTGGTCATTCCTTTAAGACATCATCCGATAAATCTCTATTGTCTTGTGTCATATCATGTGACCGAGACCAACAGTGCTACAGTATCAATTATATAATTTCCTCCAAAACATGCGAGTTTAGTGACGCAACTCGTCTCTCTCATCCTCAAAAGTTTACATTCTCACGTGACGTTGTCTATATTGACCATTTATCCCGTCCCTCGGGATCCTGTGAAGATGACCGGCCTTGTAAGAACAAAGGAAAGTGCGCAAATGTTGCTGCGCGTCCTGGATTCGTGTGCCACTGTCAGCATAACTACATGGGAGATACGTGCTCAG tttgcaGCTCTCCGTCAATGGGAATGCAGGATGGGCGTATACTGGATCAACACGTGACAGCTTCATCAGAGGGCAGGTGGTTGTTAAAGAAATTCAAACCCTTTGAAGCCCGCCTTTGGCTCGGCTCAGCATCCTGGGTCAGCACTCTCATTGATAGTGATCCATGGTTGCAGGTAAACTTCAGTCCTCAAGTGAAGCTGATCAGCGGTATTGCTACCCAAGGAAACCCATTGTATGATTGGTGGACCACGAGTTTCATCTTGAAGTTCAGCATGAACGAAAAAACTGGATGGAGTAAATATACAAGAGGACAAGGAAATGTAAAG ATTTTCTCTGGAAATTCAGACCGTAACAAAGTTATGAAGCACGGTCTCTCACCTCCGATCAAAGCATCCCTTATACGTGTTCTTCCTCGTACAAAACATAGACGATATGCTTTGCGCCTTGAGCTCTATGGATGCTCTTTTATTGATGATTAg